The following proteins are co-located in the Gorilla gorilla gorilla isolate KB3781 chromosome 7, NHGRI_mGorGor1-v2.1_pri, whole genome shotgun sequence genome:
- the LOC129524352 gene encoding ubiquitin carboxyl-terminal hydrolase 17-like protein 22, with translation MEDDSLYLGGEWQFNHFSKLTSSRPDAAFAEIQPTSLPEKSPLSSETRVDFCDDLAPVARQLAPREKLPLSSRRPAAVGAGLQNMGNTCYVNASLQCLTYTPPLANYMLSREHSQTCHRHKCCMLCTMQAHITRALYRPGHVIQPSQALAAGFHRGKQEDAHEFLMFTVDAMKKACLPGHKQVDHHSKDTTLIHQIFGGYWRSQIKCLHCHGISDTFDPYLDIALDIQAAQSVEQALEQLVKPEELNGENAYHCGLCLQKAPASKTLTLHTSAKVLILVLKRFSDVTGNKLAKNVQYPECLDMQPYMSQQNTGPLVYVLYAVLVHAGWGCHNGHYFSYVKAQEGQWYKMDDAQVTASGITSALSQQAYVLFYIQKSEWERHSESVSRGREPRALGAEDTDRRATQGELKRDHPCLQVPELDEHLVERDTQESTLDHWKFLQEQNKTKPEFNVRKVEGTLPPNVLVIHQSKYKCGMKNHHPQQQSSLLNLSSTNPTDQESMNTGTLASLQGRTRRSKGKNKHSKRALLVCQ, from the coding sequence atggaggacgactcactctacttgggaggtgagtggcagttcaaccacttttcaaaactcacatcttctcggccagatgcagcttttgctgaaatccagccgacttctctccctgagaagtcaccactctcatctgagacccgtgtcgacttctgtgatgatttggctcctgtggcaagacagcttgctcccagggagaagcttcctctgagtagcaggagacctgctgcggtgggggctgggctccagaatatgggaaatacctgctacgtgaacgcttccctgcagtgcctgacatacacaccgccccttgccaactacatgctgtcccgggagcactctcaaacgtgtcatcgtcacaagtgctgcatgctctgtactatgcaagctcacatcacacgggccctctaccgtcctggccatgtcatccagccctcacaggcattggctgctggcttccatagaggcaagcaggaagatgctcacgaatttctcatgttcactgtggatgccatgaaaaaggcatgccttcccgggcacaagcaggtagatcatcactccaaggacaccaccctcatccaccaaatatttggagggtactggagatctcaaatcaagtgtctccactgccacggcatttcagacacctttgacccttacctggacatcgccctggatatccaggcagctcagagtgtcgagcaagctttggaacagttggtgaagcccgaagaactcaatggagagaatgcctatcattgtggtctttgtctccagaaggcgcctgcctccaagacgttaactttacacacttctgccaaggtcctcatccttgtattgaagagattctccgatgtcacaggcaacaaacttgccaagaatgtgcaatatcctgagtgccttgacatgcagccatacatgtctcagcagaacacaggacctcttgtctatgtcctctatgctgtgctggtccacgctgggtggggttgtcacaacggacattacttctcttatgtcaaagctcaagaaggccagtggtataaaatggatgacgcccaggtcactgcctctggcatcacttctgccctgagtcaacaggcctatgtcctcttttacatccagaagagtgaatgggaaagacacagtgagagtgtgtcaagaggcagggaaccaagagcccttggcgctgaagacacagacaggcgagcaacgcaaggagagctcaagagagaccacccctgcctccaggtacccgagttggacgagcacttggtggaaagagacactcaggaaagcaccttagaccactggaaattcctccaagagcaaaacaaaacgaagcctgagttcaacgtcagaaaagtcgaaggtaccctgcctcccaacgtacttgtgattcatcaatcaaaatacaagtgtgggatgaaaaaccatcatcctcaacagcaaagctccctgctaaacctctcttccacgaacccgacagatcaggagtccatgaacactggcacactcgcttctctgcaagggaggaccaggagatccaaagggaagaacaaacacagcaagagggctctgcttgtgtgccagtga
- the LOC129524353 gene encoding ubiquitin carboxyl-terminal hydrolase 17-like protein 22, translating to MEDDSLYLGGEWQFNHFSKLTSSRPDAAFAEIQPTSLPEKSPLSSETRVDFCDDLAPVARQLAPREKLPLSSRRPAAVGAGLQNMGNTCYVNASLQCLTYTPPLANYMLSREHSQTCHRHKCCMLCTMQAHITRALYRPGHVIQPSQALAAGFHRGKQEDAHEFLMFTVDAMKKACLPGHKQVDHHSKDTTLIHQIFGGYWRSQIKCLHCHGISDTFDPYLDIALDIQAAQSVEQALEQLVKPEELNGENAYRCGLCLQKAPASKTLTLHTSAKVLILVLKRFSDVTGNKLAKNVQYPECLDMQPYMSQQNTGPLVYVLYAVLVHAGWGCHNGHYFSYVKAQEGQWYKMDDAQVTASGITSALSQQAYVLFYIQKSEWERQSESVSRGREPRALGAEDTDRRATQGELKRDHPCLQVPELDEHLVERDTQESTLDHWKFLQEQNKTKPEFNVRKVEGTLPPNVLVIHQSKYKCGMKNHHPQQQSSLLNLSSTNPTDQESMNTGTLASLQGRTRRSKGKNKHSKRALLVCQ from the coding sequence atggaggacgactcactctacttgggaggtgagtggcagttcaaccacttttcaaaactcacatcttctcggccagatgcagcttttgctgaaatccagccgacttctctccctgagaagtcaccactctcatctgagacccgtgtcgacttctgtgatgatttggctcctgtggcaagacagcttgctcccagggagaagcttcctctgagtagcaggagacctgctgcggtgggggctgggctccagaatatgggaaatacctgctacgtgaacgcttccctgcagtgcctgacatacacaccgccccttgccaactacatgctgtcccgggagcactctcaaacgtgtcatcgtcacaagtgctgcatgctctgtactatgcaagctcacatcacacgggccctctaccgtcctggccatgtcatccagccctcacaggcattggctgctggcttccatagaggcaagcaggaagatgctcacgaatttctcatgttcactgtggatgccatgaaaaaggcatgccttcccgggcacaagcaggtagatcatcactccaaggacaccaccctcatccaccaaatatttggagggtactggagatctcaaatcaagtgtctccactgccacggcatttcagacacctttgacccttacctggacatcgccctggatatccaggcagctcagagtgtcgagcaagctttggaacagttggtgaagcccgaagaactcaatggagagaatgcctatcgttgtggtctttgtctccagaaggcgcctgcctccaagacgttaactttacacacttctgccaaggtcctcatccttgtattgaagagattctccgatgtcacaggcaacaaacttgccaagaatgtgcaatatcctgagtgccttgacatgcagccatacatgtctcagcagaacacaggacctcttgtctatgtcctctatgctgtgctggtccacgctgggtggggttgtcacaacggacattacttctcttatgtcaaagctcaagaaggccagtggtataaaatggatgacgcccaggtcactgcctctggcatcacttctgccctgagtcaacaggcctatgtcctcttttacatccagaagagtgaatgggaaagacagagtgagagtgtgtcaagaggcagggaaccaagagcccttggcgctgaagacacagacaggcgagcaacgcaaggagagctcaagagagaccacccctgcctccaggtacccgagttggacgagcacttggtggaaagagacactcaggaaagcaccttagaccactggaaattcctccaagagcaaaacaaaacgaagcctgagttcaacgtcagaaaagtcgaaggtaccctgcctcccaacgtacttgtgattcatcaatcaaaatacaagtgtgggatgaaaaaccatcatcctcaacagcaaagctccctgctaaacctctcttccacgaacccgacagatcaggagtccatgaacactggcacactcgcttctctgcaagggaggaccaggagatccaaagggaagaacaaacacagcaagagggctctgcttgtgtgccagtga